A DNA window from Hydractinia symbiolongicarpus strain clone_291-10 chromosome 6, HSymV2.1, whole genome shotgun sequence contains the following coding sequences:
- the LOC130648175 gene encoding uncharacterized protein LOC130648175, whose product MALAHSRENLTLEFGDDILPPCFNSFLHDRNNVTIDSPQLDLLKLEPCRQRQFVYEKYEFCETELDRNLTEEFRNENIIKEEECEGRRGKFSSTQDIMISPIISSQDLQFINETDNRFKSILPTTHDIDADDMQLKGKYFQDSHSFSKKQDVLTSNNNNNLKLDERKNVFFSEFASSTITALCSDENQFSSKDSSPSGIASFTWNDNDSNNRHDSKKNDSMRHKKSKLDYTRNRQLYMEERVKDFSKQDERYFKQALTLLEKEEDLCSTNPLDQSYIDLQMQEAIKRERKKLRNRLAASKCRRKKLEREAQLEVRVSQLQKRKEDLILMAQSLRNQVTNLKQEAIEHINAGCQINVSIIPSQNQLYICGKNIDQL is encoded by the coding sequence ATGGCATTAGCCCACAGTCGTGAAAATCTAACGTTAGAATTTGGTGATGATATTTTACCTCCCTGTTTCAATTCATTTCTTCATGATCGTAATAATGTGACAATAGATTCTCCTCAATTGGATTTGCTTAAGCTAGAGCCATGTAGGCAACGACAATTTGTTTATGAAAAATACGAGTTCTGTGAAACTGAACTAGATAGAAATTTAACTGAGGAATTCAGGAATGAAAACATTATCAAGGAAGAAGAATGCGAAGGGAGGAGAGGTAAATTTTCTTCGACTCAAGACATCATGATATCTCCCATTATCTCATCACAAGATTTACAATTTATCAATGAGACTGATAACAGATTCAAATCAATATTACCTACCACACATGATATAGATGCTGATGATATGCAATTAAAGGGAAAATATTTTCAGGATAGTCATAGTTTCTCTAAAAAACAAGACGTTTTAACAtccaataataacaacaacttgAAATTGgatgaaagaaaaaatgtatTCTTCAGTGAATTCGCAAGTTCGACAATAACAGCACTGTGTTCGGATGAGAATCAATTTTCGAGTAAAGATAGCTCGCCAAGTGGCATTGCTAGCTTCACTTGGAATGATAACGATTCTAACAATAGACATGATTCAAAGAAAAACGATTCAATGCGTCACAAAAAATCTAAATTGGATTATACAAGAAATCGTCAGCTGTATATGGAGGAAAGGGTAAAAGACTTTTCGAAGCAAGATGAGCGTTATTTTAAACAGGCATTAACTTTATTAGAAAAAGAAGAGGACCTATGTTCAACTAACCCGCTTGATCAATCATACATCGACCTGCAAATGCAAGAAGCTATTAAACGCGAACGGAAGAAGTTAAGAAATCGCCTCGCAGCGTCTAAATGCCGTCGAAAAAAGCTTGAACGTGAAGCGCAACTTGAAGTTCGAGTGAGTCAATTACAGAAACGAAAGGAAGACTTGATTTTAATGGCACAATCATTACGCAACCAAGTCACTAACTTAAAACAGGAAGCTATTGAGCATATAAACGCTGGATGTCAAATTAACGTGAGCATAATTCCTtcacaaaatcagttatatatCTGTGGAAAAAATATTGATCAACTTTGa
- the LOC130647213 gene encoding phospholipase A2-like, protein MGSLYILLSLVVVFNLTNGASLSARQKALKQKDMIADTREFPEMEFSEQEKEVIRMLKNQNLLNSLLDGDDQNMTADVRKLGWKIFPGTHWCGNGNIADSQDDSDLGTFDKVDRCCRTHDHCPRNLNGGTSGYGTVNTGKYTASDCECDAEFKSCLKAVPKGKWYQIGTRLQYGSARLIGRMFFDWLKMKCLDFEGPSAVNGEASDSEKAVLKDPKPFYSKKK, encoded by the exons ATGGGTTCTTT GTACATACTTTTGTCACTGGTTGTTGTTTTCAACTTGACCAACGGCGCGTCGCTATCTGCAAGACAAAAAGCCCTCAAGCAAAAAGACATGATAGCAGACACAAGAGAGTTTCCAGAAATGGAATTTTCCGAACAAGAAAAGGAAGTGATTCGAATGTTGAAGAATCAGAATCTCTTAAATTCATTAC TTGATGGAGACGACCAAAACATGACTGCAGACGTGCGAAAACTTGGATGGAAAATATTTCCAG GAACCCATTGGTGTGGAAATGGAAATATTGCAGATTCACAAGATGATTCCGATTTGGGAACTTTTGATAAAGTGGACAGATGTTGCCGAACTCACGATCACTGTCCAAG AAATCTAAATGGAGGAACAAGTGGATATGGTACAGTAAACACTGGAAAGTATACGGCAAGTGATTGTGAGTGTGATGCAGAATTTAAATCCTGTTTGAAAGCA GTACCGAAGGGTAAATGGTACCAAATAGGAACCCGACTGCAATACGGGAGCGCAAGACTGattggaagaatgttttttgatTGGTTGAAGATGAAATGTTTGGATTTCGAAGGACCGTCTGCAGTCAACGGAGAAGCATCTGATTCAGAGAAAGCCGTGCTTAAAGACCCAAAACCTTTCTAcagcaaaaagaaataa